Below is a genomic region from Rosa chinensis cultivar Old Blush chromosome 5, RchiOBHm-V2, whole genome shotgun sequence.
gctaataaataattaataaattatgatattttataaaaaaaaaactgcctaGGCAGGAGGTGTTAGGCCCCAgaccaccgcccgactagcgcctagtgttttttagaaccttgctcaTGGTGCAGCACCTCGCCAAGAATCTACGTACCCAGATTAGAGTGTTATTTGCTCCTTGATAATATATAGTAGATGTTTTATTGAGTGCCATATTAGTATACAACGTCTGAGTTAATTGCAGTATTAAATGACGTGAGAAGATTATGAATCACTAAAGAAAATTATGAATGAAGGTAATCATGTTTATAGCAACGCCTTGAGATGGAGGAGAAATAACTGTGGTATctcttcaattttgattcttcttctgaatttttatatacttaTTTCTTTATTCATTTTGTTCTAGGGCTAAAATGGAAATTCAATGtttacaaaaattaaaagagGTCTAAAAAGCAAATTTgtaggtatgaatagaatcatacttttccaaaaaaaaaaaaaacatctcttGGTGTCAATGAGCTGTGGCATGTTGATTATGTAGATTAACGGATAACGTGGAGGTCACAAATTAAAATCTCATTTAATGAGAATAAAAAAATTTTCAATCCTTGTATCAAAATGAGTTGCTGTAAATATCTTACATGAGCCTTCCAAACAATTTAGGTTTTTGCCTCATCTTTGAATATGGCTCGATTTGTGTTAAAACATGATGATGCTCACACTTTTTGCATCCAAATTCACTTTTCTTAGATATTGTGTGAGTCATACAGGAACCGTTTTATATGTTCATtgagtatttttctttttaaaaatcTCATTTTCAAAGAAAGTAAGTTTTTACTCAGTCTTAATTCTTAAAATATGCTCGGAAATTACGCATCGATAAAGTTTGGGCTTGCCCAATTCCATCTTGGACCTCGAGACTTTTCTCACCCCCGTTAAGCCAGTTGAAATTGGACCAAGTGAAAAGTATTAGTAATGGCAAATTGGTAATACTTGTACATGGATTTATGCCCACACAAATAGATGCCAAATTGGAAATAATCTGGCCGACATGTCCATAGGCTCTGCGGATCAAAAcgtttcaattttcttttttaacttaCTCTCCAGAAATAGACCAGGACGCGTGTCAACCAACCACACGGCCACCTTGCCCAAGTTAAACTCTTTATAACATGCAAAGggtgatgaaaaagaaaaaatatctgctcgagaaacaaaagaaagttaCAGAGAAGTAACTTAGCAGTAGCAACAATGGCAGCCagcaatgtcatcttcaacatcTCGAGGTCACCGTTAACTCAATCCCCGGCTTCACACTCTCTCAGTCCCTCTCTCAAAACCTCCAGGGTTTGCTTTACCTCCGCTTCCAAATTCTCCAAGGTAATTACTCTAGTTAGAGCCACTCCGGCTGAAGTTGAAAGTACCACATGCATTTCATTTTATATTGACGTCTAGCTCTCAAAATTTCAGAGTCGAAATGCAGCGGAAATGAATAATGACTACTCAAGTTCCCGCCGGGCGTATGACGGAAAGGACTGGTGTACCAAAGCAAAGCCAACCATGGAAGAAGATGTCGAAGATGACAAGCCACTCTTGGAGAAAATTAAGGGGGCAGCGACGGACTACGCGGAAGAAACGATGGAGAACGTAAAAGGAGCATCGGAGACTATATCAGAGACGACCAAGGAGTATGCAGATGATGCAAAGGAGAAGACAAACGAGGCAGCGGAGACTATAGCGGCCAAGGCGGAGGAGGGGACTAACAAGGTGGCGGAGCCGGAGACGACGGAGAGTGACAGTGAGAATGTCAAGGAGAGTCAGTGAGAAGGTCAAGGAGACGGCAGAGAATATATAATTTGAACTTGTGATCAACATATTTATACATATGGATACATAAGCTTAGCTGCTAGCGCTTACAGTTGAATAAGCAAAGTTAAAGCTTTTGGCTAATACTAGAATTACAAAGTTAAAGCAATCctctgaacttttttttttttttttgtggaaatGATGATAAAGAAGATATTTCAATAGTCGTAAAGCTTACAAATTTCTACCAACTTTTTCGAATATATATCTTgcacagtggtgttcacctagTTTTTGAGAGGGTGTTCACCTTGTTAGTTATTAACTAAAGAAACTATATTTAAtcggaaaatgatttgtggcctcaatcatgtcacctacacacattaccaatttgtcaaatcatgacatgtaatttttgagaaaaagactatcttatccttccaaaatctaatgaattTAAGTTACTTTGGCTTTCCTCTAAACaaaaattattttagtttttttattttttcttttcattactctcatgcttagatttaaacaacaatttttttttctttaagaatagaaaaaaattcatgtaattcagtcaatagatttgcacatacactcgatcaatagatttgcataacacatgtatatgaattcaacctttgttgggttcctgtaaattttaaaaatataatgtgaaaaatacatattcatatgattatatatattcttatgtttattttttttttctctttatgtagctagagTTTACACgttatattttgagtttattattttttgtttgttttttcccttatatttagatttgtagaaGATAATTAATTACtagaattttttcttacctcttaagttagacatatgtattttctaaattcaatttaataatgctatttttttttggatgaaattaatcaatatttgaaaagaaaagttaatgcctatttcttgactgatgctatttgaaaagaaaaattatagaaaagaatttaattaaatgaagaaaaatatttgtcaatgaatttgtagacatatctcttaaattaatacatattaATTAATAGCTTATCTTTTTTTCCGTCACCTAAtttaattcattaatgtaattgattcatcctctaacatctaaaaggaaatttaaaagggtaaagttgatattgcaatagtatgatgtggcaagatttaTTATttagaattgaaaataaaatttgaattcgcttacatggcatgatatctaggatttgaggccacaaatcttataTATGATTACCCTATTTAATCACTTTTGGTGTAAATCCAACGGTTGAAAATAAAACAACTTAacataaaaataattattttcacTATTGGATTTATATTCAAGGGTGGTTGaacatatttttctttgtgataGTAGTTATATGGTACACCAATTAAGTGACAatcatacaaaaataaaactaagatgatgatgatgatgattgatggtagtagtggtggtggtggtattAATAGTAGTAGTAGGAgcagataataataataaattgtgccagataaaaaaataaaaacattaacAAAAAAGGAATTACTTTGATAAAGCTGACCAATAATGAAATCAATTTCAAAGAACTAAAAGTATTCTCTTGCAAATTTTTCTAGCAGAAGTGACGGATGCAGAGCTTAAAAACATCTAAGTTTGTGAAAAGTTAAAAATTATGAGGTAATTTTGTAATGCACAGCCAGCACAGGTATGagtttgcatatatatatatatatatatgtgtgtgtgtgtgtgtgtgtgactacagtaaattaaattataatttgcttgaataaatatataaataatatttaaacaaaGTATATAACACACTAACTAGAGCAAAATGACCAGACTAGTAACTTAATAAGGGCTGAGAATgtgaactatatatatatatatattctacattgGATGaattgttaaagtaaaatgacaattagaattggtctactcatttcatttcatagtccctttatatagggatagagttacaacggaaatattaattacattaaatacattgaatgctgattgatttATAATTGTGATGATTGAtagtaatcactgattccttgattccctctccgtcagttgttttgacgaaggcacacaatatgtttttcctttaacactcccccttgtgccaagtcaaagacgaaatggtgcatgagttgttgcctcactaaaaaccttgccaagtaacaataaaaaccctgtgggacaaaaatacaccttggtcgaaggaaaagggCACAatgcaccttctacatttgagaatgacatgtgtgtgttagactccccctgacgtctacacttCCCCCTaatctttacattaatcaagtgagcttggaaagtctttgcattcctatgcttttcacatgtttctcaactgtggccttaggcagtgatttggtgaacaaatctgccacattctcctcagaccttacttgattcacttgaatcttgaggagggtatgttgttgctgattgtaggaaaactttgccgatatgtgttttgtattatccccttgatatatcttagcttcatctgttcgatgcaagctgcattatcttcataaatgcaagtaagCTCTTCAGTGGttgaactcaaaccactagtccctcgaatatgtgtgatgatagctcttaaccatacacactcatgaACCGCCCCATGTGGAGCAATGATCTctaagtggttcgaggaggtagccacaagggtttgcttggttgatatccaagatatcgccgtgttcccaatggtaaatacataaccagtttgggaacgatctttatgtgggtcagagaggtacccagtatcagcaaaaccaaccaaaatgttatttggcgtttcggtgtagtgagtggcgctctcgccatcaacattttctttagagattgcagttccatctacgATCCCTcttatctctctgtagggaaagaacagtcccaagtcaatggtcccttttaggtatcgaagatattcttgataccattccaatgacgctgcgttggcgttgagctaaatctagctaacaagttcactgagaatgcaatgtctggtcgagtaaattgggctaagtacaataatgagcctattgcacttagatagggaatttcagctcccaacacttgttcgtcatcttcctttagacgaaatggatctttccttgcatccaaacttcgaccgatcatgggagtgctagcaggatgtgctttgtccatgttatatcgcctgacttttagacatatgcagactggtggattaatattccacaaactcggtgttctagttcaaggcctagatagaatcgagttttctcAAGGTCCtttatctcaaattcggatttcaagtagctcgcggtttctcttatttcatcaagagtaccagttatgttcatatcatcgacatatactactacaattgcaaatccggaacttgttttctttatgaatacccAGGgacataattcatcgttcttatatcccttcccaatcaagtagtcacttagacgggtataccacatccgcctggattgttttaatccgtaaagtgagcgtttcaacctagttgcaaatgcactccatggtttagagtcacttggcttgggtaatgtaaggccatcaggcactttcttatatatctctgaatctagatccccagacagatatgcaataaccacatctatgagctgcatttccagtcctttggaaactactaagctaactaagtagcggaacgttataacatccatttttgggagagaatgtctcctcgtagtcaattccagggcgttgtgagaaaccttgcgccacaaggcgagccttgtaccttaggacttcattcttctcattacgctttctgacaaaggtccatttatgtcctacaggctttacacttggtggggttagcactaccggaccaaatacctgtctctttgtcagagaatctaattctacctggattgattcattccatttaggccaatctgctctttgttgacatttttcaacagagcgtggttcgatatcatcgtgcactatgattccttgagcaacagtatatatcatcaatgtgtatggaagatatttctatcaactcatacgcactctcgtaatcctttgagatttctttgttctctggaatcatttcaacatcggagcgtcctccagtattgattcatggacataactataatcagagataatctcatgagagggattctatacattgatgattggtttgtgccttactcaccctcttcttccttgggtgagtgtcaatcgaaccaagtgacctccccctcttccttggggagccacgacctcaaccacacctccactaagtgcggttgcagtgcctctatctgcggcaccgtgccccttgttggggacttctaaccttgcaggcacatttgcagctgataTATGTGAtttcgtcacttttgcgatatcagtaaacgtatcaggaatcgaatctgctatgttctgaagatcgattattcttttcacttcactttcactttgtgaagtgcgggaatcaaaatgagatagagtggggacaaaccacgacaattcctgtcgttcccttggaaaatccttttcctatctccccctaacgacgggaagactatctcatcaaagtgacagtccgcaaatttagcggtaaagagatcccctgtcaaggtttccaaatagcggataattgttggggat
It encodes:
- the LOC112166753 gene encoding uncharacterized protein LOC112166753, which codes for MAASNVIFNISRSPLTQSPASHSLSPSLKTSRVCFTSASKFSKSRNAAEMNNDYSSSRRAYDGKDWCTKAKPTMEEDVEDDKPLLEKIKGAATDYAEETMENVKGASETISETTKEYADDAKEKTNEAAETIAAKAEEGTNKVAEPETTESDSENVKESQ